The Setaria viridis chromosome 9, Setaria_viridis_v4.0, whole genome shotgun sequence sequence ATTGTAATCTTTGTACTTGGTCGGTAGATCGTGTGGCtcgcgatcgatcgatcgatcgatcgacagCGAGCGAGCGTTAATTGCTTGTGCCCGAGTCTTTTGGTTTTCAATCCAGAGACGGTTTGGTTTGTGCTACGTACGTTGACAGCATCGTGCATGTGAGATCGTTGGCACGATTGGGGCCGAATAATTCAGCGCGTGGTACACGAGCTTGGTGATTGATGGCGGTGGATGTGGGTCATGGATGAATTCTGGCCGGAGGCAGGCGGCCGGACTGGAGGCTGTGCTCACCTGCACCATGGCGCCGGTGGGATCGGCGTCGCATCGCGGCTCGTTCATGAGCTCCCAGCCGAGGATGGTGGGGTCTTCCCGGTACGCCACGCCGGTCACCGTGTTCACCCGCGTCAGCACCGCCTGCATGCATTTTGCAAGTTGATTAACAGGAGAGCTTGGTCTTTCAGAATTCAGAGAAAGTATACCTTGACGTGGTCCTTGTAGTATCCCTTGACGACGGTGCTGTTGAAGAAGtcgtcggcggtggcgaggcCGCCGTGGCCGGCCTCCCTCGCCCAGGCGACGTACTGCCGCTTCCCGCCGAAGTCGTGGAAGTTGTTgacgaggcagaggaggaggtagATGCCGTGCCGCCTGGCTTCGGCGATCACGAAGTCCAGACCCTGCACACAACCAACCCCATTTGCTAAGCTGTTAATAACTCGACACGAACGAACGAGACAAGTCATCATGCTTTGTGTTTTTGCATTGGTTTGCACGGCAGCTAAGCGTCGATCGAAGCCGACCTGGAACATGGCCTCGTCGTAGACGCCGGGGGACACCTGCAGCGGCgtctcgccgccgtcgctgaaCGCCCATGTCCGCGCGAGGTTGAGGCCGTGGTCCGACGCCTGGCGGAACGCGGCCACGACCTTGGCCCTCCGCGCCGGGTCGGACGCCACCAGCATGAGCCAGTACGCGTTGAACCCGCTGAAGTAGACGGTCTtggtgccgccgctgcccatCACGAACTGCGTCCCGTTCACGCCCAcaaacccgccgccgccgtcgggagcggcggcgacggcggccaggCCGTACTGCcgccacggcgcggcggcggaggcggccaggaagaggaggaggagggtggcagGGAGAACCCCCGGCCGCCGTGGCCTCGCCATTGCTTGTCGATCCCCCCCTAGCTTGTAGCCTCTCTGGTATACGTGTCGATCGTTCAGTGCGCATATTAATAGAGCTTGCTCTCCCGGAACCGGAAGCGAAGGTAGCAGAgagaaggggagagagagagagacgcaAACAACAATGCCTAGAACACGCGCCTCGGTCGGTACGTGTACAATCTCGTTGAAGCCAGCTCCCCCTTGCAGCTAGAGGCCAGCAGCAGCTAGCCACAGTGTCCACGACACCTCCATTTGTATACCGGGACTGCAACGCTGAGGTTGAATTCGCCGAGTTGCGTCCATGTACACTATACGCGAGGCGAGGGTCGAAGGAGACTGTATCATTTGTTGACGACGCGTGCGTACAAGACGGCCGGAGAGCGAATCTTTGGGCGACGACGGGAAGCAGACGAAAGCAGCAACGGACTGGCGGAATCTTTGGGCCGGCGGGCACGGTGCACGCCTGCGATTGGGCGACACAAGAGAActggtcgtcgtcgcctcgggtTCCTCTGGAACGCGGCCGGGCACCGAGACAGGTTAGGGGCGTTtggttatttgcttatttttagcacgtggcacatcgaatgtttagatactaattaggagtattaaacgtagattatttacaaaattcattacataagtggaggctaaatagtgagacgaatctatgaagcttaattaattcatcattagcaaatgtttactgtagcaacacattgtcaaatcatgaactaattagacttaatagattcgtctcgtcgtttagcctccacttatgtaatgggttttataaatagtctacgtttaatactcctaattagtatctaaacattcaatgtgacacgtgctaaaaataaggtttaagcaagagtaaccaaaccAGGCATAAGTTGCCGGACCAATAGGACGCAGGTTCTGCATTTGGATGCATCGCTCGTACCCAGATGCGACAACCACTGTGGCTCCGATGGGAATTATCAGCGCACATCAATCCACCCATGATTGTACTAGTAGAATTATTATGTCGTGTCAGACTCCGCAGTCGATTCAATAATCAGTTTGCCACGTACGCCG is a genomic window containing:
- the LOC117837010 gene encoding uncharacterized protein isoform X1 is translated as MARPRRPGVLPATLLLLFLAASAAAPWRQYGLAAVAAAPDGGGGFVGVNGTQFVMGSGGTKTVYFSGFNAYWLMLVASDPARRAKVVAAFRQASDHGLNLARTWAFSDGGETPLQVSPGVYDEAMFQGLDFVIAEARRHGIYLLLCLVNNFHDFGGKRQYVAWAREAGHGGLATADDFFNSTVVKGYYKDHVKAVLTRVNTVTGVAYREDPTILGWELMNEPRCDADPTGAMVQVSTASSPAACLRPEFIHDPHPPPSITKLVYHALNYSAPIVPTISHARCCQRVGGGDGAVREVHRRRQAPGDGGAGGLLRRRHAREQGPQPVGHLLRHQLRGHPPRRRRGLRHHPPLPGRLALGLRRRREARLPPQLDAVARRRHRALPRQAAARHRVRQVPLGGRRRRQPDAAGPVPGPRARLHLRLGGGGRAARRRRLLAAARPRHGHAQGRVRDHTPRGPPRRGHHRQPLQAARPAQRAGRRRGSPEEAEEEEERA